The Apus apus isolate bApuApu2 chromosome 4, bApuApu2.pri.cur, whole genome shotgun sequence genome contains the following window.
GCCAGGGGAGCAACGAGAAGCAGAGATTCCCCAGGAAGGGGTTGAGCCCCTCACAGCTCCATCTGGAAGTGGAGGTCAGAGCCTGCCATCTGCTTCTGGTAGTGCTGGTCGAAGCGCTCGTTCTGGGCCACAGTGAAGTGGTTCTTCCAGTCCCCAGCAATCCCTGGGGATGAGAAAATGAGTGGGGAAAATCCTGACACCCCCAAAATATTTGCAACAACAGATGGGGTCTGCAATACAGCCCAgggaccctctccaacagccgCCACTTCTGGGCAATACCCACCTTTCCGGATGAATGGGGAGAGGCTGTGGTCCATCAGGGCGGTGGGCATAGTCTCATAGTTGGCAGCAGGGTTCTTCTTCATCTCTTGGAAGGAGGTGTGGTGGAGGATCCTTGCCACTGTCTCCTCTGCCACCTCCTTGCCCAGGAACTGCAGAATCTTCTGCACCTCCCGCCGTGGGTCCTGTGGGGCAGCCAACATGAGGAGGCTGCTGaaaaggctggagagggaatGGGGAATCGGGGGGCCtctcccctccatcccaccctCACCTTCTTCATGTCCTCATAGAAGAGGTAGaggagctgcttctcctgcttcttctcccacCAGCCTTGCACATGCTCATACCAGGACCCATAGGCCACTGTTGGATGCGGTCAAAGGGTTAGCCAAAGAGTGGAGTGGTGGGCCATGCCCTTCCCACTGACAATTCAAGGGTGGGCACCCTGGAGCTCACCCCCCACCTTTGCCAGCCATGAAATTTTCCAGGAATGTGGCCAGTGTGCCAGGGTCAGGGTGCATCTTGGCCATCTGGTAGAAGTAGTAGTAGGAGATGACAACATCCTTGGGGTTGCGGGCCATGTAGATGACCTGGCAATAGCCAAGGATATGGTTGAGGGATGCAGAATGGTGCCCCCTTCCTAGCACCCAGAGGGGAAGAGAGCTGGGGGACACCTGTGGCGTTACCTTGCAGCCCTTGTCCTGGAAGGACTTTGGGAGGAGGTGGACTGGGAGATGGGTCTTCACCAGCCGTGGGGATGGGGTTTTCTCCAGTTGCTCGATGCCTGTGGGACAGAAGGCTTAGCAGTGTGAACCCCTGAACCCTCACCCCCATCCTGGCTCAGCCCTTTCCCTATCCAACCCAGGGGGGCAGCTGGGCTTGGGAGCTCACCACTTGGTACCATGGGGGCCTTCATTTCCAGGAAGGGGACCCGGTTGAAGATTGCATCCCGTCGGCACTTCTCCACATTGCCGTCCTGGTAGATCATGTCCAGGATCTCGCTTAGCCATGTCgtgcctgcagcacagggacagcaTTATAAGGAATGGTATTACCCCATACCCCAGCTCCCTAACCTAGGGCCACTTACCTGATTTGGGGTAGGTGGCGATCAGCAAGTCATCTGGCCGGGCTTGGAAAGCCTCCACTTGTGGCCAGCCCTCGATGAAGCATTTGTAGAGGGGCATGCCGTGGaggctgcccagctcctccctgACCACGTCTTCTGTCCCCATGGCTGGTGGTGAGTCTCTGCGGTGCtggctgctttccctgctggcagctggatCCTGTGGTGGGACTGTGCCCAGAGCAGCGTCTGTCAGGTGAAGTCCACCCCGGATCACGTGTGCTGGAGGTGTTGCAGGTGACGGCAGGGCGATGCCCTGTTCCCTGACAGGACACAGGCATGAAACATTGGGTGCTGGCTGTGTGTCAAGCCCAAACCATGAGGTGCGGGGAACAGAGCCCAACCTcacctctcctcctgcctggccacacttctttccCTGCTTCAGCCCCCTTCATGGGTGCCATGGGGTTTTGGAGCCTCAGGGACAGCTCTGCCACTCgggccccccctccccatcccgGTTGCTGGCAGTACCTGCTGGGTGTTGGTCGGTGTTGCTGCTGGCTCCAAAAGCCTCTGCACCTttgccctcctgcccctccccaAGCAGGAACGGTTCACAAAAGGCGGCTTGGCCAAGAGGCACGGAGGGTGGGAAGCAGGTCTGCAGCGCCAACAGCTGAGGTGTGGGGTGGTTTTGGGGCGGGCATCCCCCGGGCAGGCACTGGGGGAGCGTCCCAGCCCACCTCCGGCAAGGGGCCGGCAGATGGAGCCTTATTACACCAGGCAGACGGGCAAGCAGCCCGGCAGGGAGCGCGGTGTCGCTGCGGTGTCGCTGCGGTGTCGCTGCGGTGTCGCTGCGGTGTCGCTGCGGTGTCGCTGCGGGCTGCGGCGGGAGGGAGGCGGCAGGAGCCCCTGCGGGTCGCGCGGCCACCCACGGGGCTGCGGTGCCGCCTCGCAACCGCCAGGGGGCgccgccgccagggggcgcggcgggagcggcgccgGGGCCTCCTGCCGagcccggggcggcggggcctgcCGGGCCCGGGGCCTTCCCCCGAgccccgggcggcggggcctgcCGGGCCCGGGCCCTCGGGGCCCCTCTCCGGGCGGCAGGGAGGCCGTGCTGGCGCTGCGCACCCGCCACGGATGCTGCTGGTGCCGCCGCCGCGGCTCCCGGCTGGGCCGCGGGTGTCCCGTCTCTCAGGGCCTCCTCCGGGAGTGAAGATCCAGCAGGTGTGTAACGTCCCTTCTTTGCAAGGGAAAAGCGGTTTccatctctgcctgcagagcagcttctgcCTCACCCCCGTCATCGAACACAGCCCCCTCCACCCCGTTACCTGCCTCTCCCGACATTTTCCTCTcccagtgtttttttctcccaagaaCTCCGTGGGGGTTGGCAGAGACTCCTGTCTCTGCCTTCGGGGTGCCTCATCTTCATCCGTGTAATTTCTTCCCCTTAGTAGCACATGCCATTTAATAACTGCGCCGAGTTTTGAAAGTGATTTATAGTTACAGGCAAGACCTGTAagacatctcccttatgaggaaaggctgagggagctgggtctctttagtttggagaaaaggagactgaggggggacctcatcaatgtttacaaatatgtaaagggtgagtgtcaagacgatggagttaagcttttttcagtgatgaccagtgataggacaaggagtaatggatacaagttggagcataggaggtttaagatgaatatcaggaaaaaattttttactgtaagagtgacagagcactggaacaggctgcccagagaggttgtggagtctccttcgctggagacattcaaaacccgcctggacgccttcctgtgtgatgtactctaggtgaccctgctctggcaggggggttggactagatgatctttcgaggtcccttccaacccctaggattctatgattctatgattctatgattctaaatgtccttccttctcctcacaGAATCTATATCAACACACGACTTGTGTTTTATCCTGTGTTTCCTCAGTGCCCAAGCAGTGCATTAACAGCAAATCATGTTGAAATCAAAGAGGTTTGGGACAGGATCAGACTCATCAGGGTACACCgctcccctccccagggcagtcCACACAGCTCTGAAGCTTCACCAGAACTTAGGGGCCTAGGGCTGCTCCTGGCTCAACGCTTCTCATTTGCCCTCTGGCTTCCAGTGGCAAAACTGCATCAGTGCAGGACAACTGTGGGCTTAGAAGGGTGAATGACTTCACAGGAAACGTAAATGACAGTTTGGTGTGCCTAGAGCTGCTCATAATAGCCTCCTGCTTGCAAGAACAGTCTTTCTCCTGGCAAGGCCACCCGGTGCAATTAGCAAACGTAAATGttgcagtttgaaaaaaatccaaagcttGTTGCCAGAAGTTGTTCAAAAGCTGCAAACAGACTGAATTAGCTGTCATGgttaaaagaaatactttttttaatggCTGGTTTTGAGTAGCTGATCCTGTATGTTAGTCTATAGAAGCTCACTCTTCACTACAGTGACTTTTTTGTTGGTTAATTTCCTAAGTGATTTTTGTATATGAAGATGAGTCTCACTGTGCATAGATCAAGAAGTATTTGTCCTTAACTGTAGCAGGGAAGAAACCTTTTTCTTGAAAGTAGAGCCATCTGGTCTCAAATTGTATTAAGTAACTGCTGCtgtatcaaattatttttccttattacCAGTCCCATTCCCATTACATATCACAGAATGCCAtattggaaggaacctcaacCTTTCTAGGCAGGAACATGGTTTAGGTGAcatggcccagcaccttgtcagGTCCTAAAAGTGTCTGGTGTTGGGGAATCCAGCACTTCCCAGGGGATATTATTCCAACATCCATTGGTTCtcatagtgatttttttttggtctggtGTCCAGCTGGGATgtccccaggagtaacttgcacccattacccATTTCCCATCTATTTGTGTCTCCTTTAAGATAAATGCTTCCCCCTCCAGCAAAACCAAGGACCTAGAGGGCTTGTCAATTCACCTATAGGTAATTTCAAGATAGTTCCTGTTGTGGTGACTTCATTTGTTTTGTGCTTTCAAGCCTTACACACAATCTATCTATTTATGCTAAATAGGATACAAACAGGTCTAGTTCTGTCTTCTGAGGGCCAAGCTTATACactcatattttccttttgttacgACTGAAGCAGgagttttccttctgtctgaAAAAGGTAAGCTGAagcaaaattaaacagaaagacaaatgaATCACTTCCCTTTTTTGAACAGGatgaggatttaaaaaacaacaacaaaacaaataaaccgCCAACCAACAAAGActgtaaaaaacccaaatcccaGAAGGATATTTTGGTAGTAACCTTGCTGGTGCAGCTGCTAACAGAAAAGTTTTCTAACAAAAGTGATTTTATTAACCAATATGTGACAGTTAACTCACGAAGACTTGGGCACTGTGAGCAAGGTTTGGGGAGCAATTACTTTTGGCTGCGCTGGTTTGAtaattctgcttt
Protein-coding sequences here:
- the LOC127384965 gene encoding sulfotransferase 1 family member D1-like produces the protein MGTEDVVREELGSLHGMPLYKCFIEGWPQVEAFQARPDDLLIATYPKSGTTWLSEILDMIYQDGNVEKCRRDAIFNRVPFLEMKAPMVPSGIEQLEKTPSPRLVKTHLPVHLLPKSFQDKGCKVIYMARNPKDVVISYYYFYQMAKMHPDPGTLATFLENFMAGKVAYGSWYEHVQGWWEKKQEKQLLYLFYEDMKKDPRREVQKILQFLGKEVAEETVARILHHTSFQEMKKNPAANYETMPTALMDHSLSPFIRKGIAGDWKNHFTVAQNERFDQHYQKQMAGSDLHFQMEL